Sequence from the Streptomyces mobaraensis NBRC 13819 = DSM 40847 genome:
TCCGCCACCCGCCGCAGCCGCGGGTGGCGGACCGGCCCCTGCTCGGTCATCGCCTCCCCGATTATCGTCCGCAGGGCGTCCCGCAGCCCGTGCAGCGCGTGGTGCCGGGCCGGGCCGGCACCCGGGTCCGCGCGCAGCTCGGTCAGCAGCGACCAGCACAGCGCCAGCATCACCAGGACGAACGGCAGCGCGACGAGGATCGTCGCGGACTGCAGCGACTTCAGCCCCCCGGCCACCAGCAGCACCGCCGCCACGGCGGCCATCAGCACGCCCCACGTGACCACCAGCCAGTTCCGGGGGTGCAGGGCGCCGCGGCTGGTCAGGGAGCCCATCACCAGGGACGCGGAGTCGGCGCTGGTGATGAAGTACGTCATCACCAGCAGCATGGCGATCCACGAGACCAGGGTGGCCAGCGGCAGCGTGTCGAGCAGGGCGAACAGCGACGCCTCCGCGCCCTCGGCGACGGTCCCCGCCATGTCGGCGGCGCCGGTCATGTCCAGGCGGAGGGCGCTGCCGCCCATGACGCAGAACCAGACGATCGTCGCGCCGCTGGGCACGAGCAGCACGCCGATCAGGAACTCGCGGATGGTCCGGCCGTGCGAGATCCGGGCGATGAACGTGCCGACGAACGGTGCCCAGGACAGCCACCACGCCCAGTAGAACACCGTCCAGGCGCCCAGCCAGGCGGAGTCGGTGAAGGCCCCGGTGCGGGTGGCGAGGGTGACCAGGTTGTGCAGGTACGAACCGGTGGCGGCGGGGACGGCGTTGAGGATGAAGACGGTGGGGCCGAGGAGGAAGACGAACAGCATCAGGCAGGCGGCCAGCGCGATGTTGAGCGTGCTCAGCCACTTCACGCCCTTGTGCAGGCCGGAGAAGGCGGAGAGCACGAACGCGGCGGAGAGGGCGCCGATGACGACGAGTTCGACGGACGTGGAGTCCTTGACGCCGGTGGTGATGTTCAGTCCCTTGGCCACCTGGAGGGCGCCCAGCCCCAGGCTGGTGGCGGTGCCGAAGACCGTCGCGAACACGGCCAGCAGGTCGATGATCCGGCCCGGCCAGCCGTCCGCCCGCTCCTCGCCCAGCAGCGGGACGAAGACGGAGCTCAGCCGGTTGCCGCGGCCCTTGCGGAAGCCCGCGTAGGCGAGGGCGAGCCCGGCCATGCCGTAGATGGCCCAGGGGTGCAGCGTCCAGTGGAAGAACGAGTACTCCAGCGCGGTGCGGGCGGCGCCCGGCGAGTCCGGGGAGACGCCGCTGCCCGGCGGGGGCGCGACGAAGTGCTGGAGCGGTTCGCCGACGCCGTAGAACATCAGGCCGATGCCCATCCCGGCGCTGAACATCATCGCGATCCAGGCGAGGTTGCCGAACTCCGGCCGGTCGTCGTCCGCGCCGAGCCGGATCCGGCCGAAGCGGCTGAGCGCGATGACCACGCACAGCACGAGGAACACGTCGGCGGCGATGACGAACAGCCACGCGAAGTTCGACAGCACCCAGCCGAGGGCGGTGGTGGAGACCCGGTCGAAGGAGCGTTTGCCGAGCGCCGCCCAGGCGACCACCGCCAGGACGGCGACGGCGCCGACGGCGACCAGGGGCGGGTCCGGGCGGTCGTCCCGCGACGAGGGGGGCGAGGGGGACGCGTCGGTGGTCTCGGTGCTCATGACGCCCCACTATGGCCGGATTGAGGGGATTCCCGGGGCTGGCACGCCGCCCGGGGGCGATGGGCACCGCCCGAGGGGATGGGCACCGCCCCGGCCGCCCGGATAGGGTGCGCGGGCGCGGCGCGGCGCGGCACCGGACGACACCTGGAGACAGAGGGGCAGCGGATGACCGACGCACATGTGCTCATCGCCGCGGACAAGTTCAAGGGCTCGCTGACGGCCGTCGAGGTCGCCGCCCACCTCACGGCGGGACTGCGCCGGGCGGCGCCCGGCCTGGACGTGACGGCACTGCCGGTCGCCGACGGGGGCGACGGGACGGTGGACGCGGTCGTCGCGGCCGGGTTCACCCGCCGGACGGCCCGGGTGACCGGGCCGCTCGGCGAGCCCGTCGAGGCGGCGTGGGCGCTCGCCGGTGACACGGCCGTCGTCGAGATGGCCGAGGCGTCCGGCCTCCGGCACGTACCGCCGGGGCGCCGAGCGCCCCTGACCGCCACCACGTACGGCACCGGCGAGCTGCTGCGGGCGGCCCTCGACGCGGGCGCCCGGCGGATCGTGCTCGGCGTGGGCGGCAGCGCCACGACCGACGGCGGGGCCGGCATGCTCGCCGCGCTGGGCGCGCGGTTCCTCGACGGCTCGGGGCGGCCCCTGGGGCCCGGGGGCGGCGCGCTCGCCGCTCTCGCCCGGGCGGATCTGTCCGGGCTGGACGGGCGGCTCGCGCGGACGGACGTCGTCCTCGCCTCCGATGTCGACAATCCGCTGACCGGCCCGTCGGGGGCGGCGGCGGTCTACGGCCCGCAGAAGGGGGCCTCCCCGGCCGACGTGACGCTCCTGGACCGCGCCCTCGGCCGCCTCGCCGACGTCCTCGACCCCTCCCGGGCCGCCGCTCCCGGCGCCGGCGCCGCCGGAGGGCTGGGGTACGGCGCCCTCGTCGGGCTCGGGGCGGTCTTCCGGCCCGGGATCGAGGTGCTGCTCGACGTCGTCGGGTTCGAGGAGGCGCTGGCCCGTGCGGACGTGGTGATCACGGGGGAGGGGTCGCTGGACGCGCAGACGCTTTATGGCAAGGCGGTCCAAGGAGTCGCCACGGCGGCGCGGGCGCGGGGGGTGCGGGTGGTGGCCGTGTGCGGGCGGCTGGAGCTGGGGTGGGGGGATCTCGTGGTGCTCGGGGTCGGGCGGGCGTACGCGCTGTCCGAGCTCGAACCGGACCCGGAGCGGTCCATGGCGGAGGCCGGGCCCTTGCTGGAGCGGGTGGGGGAGCGGATCGCTCGCGAGGCGCTCGACTGAGTGCCGGGGGAGGGGGCCCCAGACCCGCCCTTTCACCGTTTCCTGGGGGCTGCGCCCCCAGACCCCCCCTTTTCGCGGCTTCGCCGCTCGTCCTCAAACGCCGGACGGGCTGTATCCAGCCCGTCCGGCGTTTGAGGACTGGGGGTACCCCCTCTGGGGGAGCCCGCAGCGCGCTTCGGGAGTGCGGGGGCTTGCCCCCGCAAGAAACGGTGAATGGGGGTGCCCCCTCTGGGGGAGGGACCGGGGCGCGAAAAAGGCCCCGGACTTCCGCCCGGGGCCTCAAGCCAAAAACTACGGCAGCTGCGCTGCCCGCGCTTCCCGCCGATTATCGCGGAACGTATTCACCCGCCGCGCAGTGGCGAACAGCGGAATCACCGCGCCAAGCACGACCTGAAGCGCACACCCCGTCTGAAGCAGCAGCTCCCCACCCGGCGCGTCGAACGCCCAAGCGGCCAGCAGCCCCATGCTGAGCACGATCCAGCTGAGCATGGCGACGGCCAGTCGCCCGCGCGGCTTCGGGTACTCGACGCGGCTCACCATCAGCCACGCGACACCCACGATCGCGAGGAGCGTCGGCACGAAGGGCAGCTCCAGCAGCACCACGGAGACGACCGTCAGCGCGCCGAACGGGCTCGGCATGCCCTGGAAGATCCCGTCGCGCAGCGTGACGCACGAGAAGCGGGCGAGCCGTAGGACGACCGCCAGCAGCACCACCACCGCCGCGACGGCGGACACCTTCTGGTGCGCGCCCTGGGCGACGACGCCCCACACCACCACGAAGTACGCGGGGGCGAGGCCGAAGCTGATCAGGTCGGAGAGGTTGTCCAGCTCCGCGCCCATCGCCGAGCTGCGCAGCTTCCGCGCCACCAGGCCGTCGAACAGGTCGAAGACGGAGGCGAGCAGCATCAGCATCACCGCGGTGGCGGCGTTGTTGCGCGCCATGCCGCCGTCCTCGTTGTTGGTGAGGTGCGGGATGAGGATGCCGGTGGTGGTGAAGTACACCGCCATGAAGCCGCAGATGGCGTTGCCCAGGGTGAGGGTGTCCGCTATCGACAGCCGCGTGGACAGCGGCATGTCGTCGACGTCGTCCTCGGGCTCGGCCTCCGGGACCCAGGTCGCCTGTGTGTCGGGATCAATCACGGTCAAGGCGGGTCACTCCTGCTGTCGTGGCCTGTCCCACCTCGACGGCCGCCTCGACGCCCTCCGGCAGGTAGACGTCGACGCGCGA
This genomic interval carries:
- a CDS encoding BCCT family transporter; the protein is MSTETTDASPSPPSSRDDRPDPPLVAVGAVAVLAVVAWAALGKRSFDRVSTTALGWVLSNFAWLFVIAADVFLVLCVVIALSRFGRIRLGADDDRPEFGNLAWIAMMFSAGMGIGLMFYGVGEPLQHFVAPPPGSGVSPDSPGAARTALEYSFFHWTLHPWAIYGMAGLALAYAGFRKGRGNRLSSVFVPLLGEERADGWPGRIIDLLAVFATVFGTATSLGLGALQVAKGLNITTGVKDSTSVELVVIGALSAAFVLSAFSGLHKGVKWLSTLNIALAACLMLFVFLLGPTVFILNAVPAATGSYLHNLVTLATRTGAFTDSAWLGAWTVFYWAWWLSWAPFVGTFIARISHGRTIREFLIGVLLVPSGATIVWFCVMGGSALRLDMTGAADMAGTVAEGAEASLFALLDTLPLATLVSWIAMLLVMTYFITSADSASLVMGSLTSRGALHPRNWLVVTWGVLMAAVAAVLLVAGGLKSLQSATILVALPFVLVMLALCWSLLTELRADPGAGPARHHALHGLRDALRTIIGEAMTEQGPVRHPRLRRVAESARERGDGDDGRSS
- a CDS encoding glycerate kinase; translated protein: MTDAHVLIAADKFKGSLTAVEVAAHLTAGLRRAAPGLDVTALPVADGGDGTVDAVVAAGFTRRTARVTGPLGEPVEAAWALAGDTAVVEMAEASGLRHVPPGRRAPLTATTYGTGELLRAALDAGARRIVLGVGGSATTDGGAGMLAALGARFLDGSGRPLGPGGGALAALARADLSGLDGRLARTDVVLASDVDNPLTGPSGAAAVYGPQKGASPADVTLLDRALGRLADVLDPSRAAAPGAGAAGGLGYGALVGLGAVFRPGIEVLLDVVGFEEALARADVVITGEGSLDAQTLYGKAVQGVATAARARGVRVVAVCGRLELGWGDLVVLGVGRAYALSELEPDPERSMAEAGPLLERVGERIAREALD
- the pssA gene encoding CDP-diacylglycerol--serine O-phosphatidyltransferase, whose amino-acid sequence is MTVIDPDTQATWVPEAEPEDDVDDMPLSTRLSIADTLTLGNAICGFMAVYFTTTGILIPHLTNNEDGGMARNNAATAVMLMLLASVFDLFDGLVARKLRSSAMGAELDNLSDLISFGLAPAYFVVVWGVVAQGAHQKVSAVAAVVVLLAVVLRLARFSCVTLRDGIFQGMPSPFGALTVVSVVLLELPFVPTLLAIVGVAWLMVSRVEYPKPRGRLAVAMLSWIVLSMGLLAAWAFDAPGGELLLQTGCALQVVLGAVIPLFATARRVNTFRDNRREARAAQLP